Proteins from a genomic interval of Pantoea deleyi:
- a CDS encoding HAAAP family serine/threonine permease produces MKTTQTGTLGALERDVDTGWRKTDTMWMLGLYGTAIGAGVLFLPINAGVGGLVPLIIMAILAFPLTFYAHRALTRFVLSGKNPAGDITEVVEEHFGAGAGKIITLLYFFAIYPILLMYSVAITNTVESLMVNQLGLVPPPRALLSLLLIVGLMTIVRFGEKMIVKAMSVLVYPFVAVLMLMACYLIPHWHGAAFSTLNVQPAGSSLWMTLWLAIPVMVFSFNHSPIISSFALAKREEYGDAAEKKCSRILACSHLMMVVTVMFFVFSCVLSLSPADLHAAKAQNITILSYLANHFQVPMIAWLGPLIAIVAITKSFLGHYLGAREGFNGLVNKALRSRGKSLAPARLNRLTSLFMLLTTWLVATLDPNILGMIETLGGPVIAMILFLMPMYAIQKVPAMRQYSGKISNLFVVLIGLIAISAIFYSLVK; encoded by the coding sequence ATGAAAACCACGCAAACTGGCACGCTGGGCGCGCTTGAGAGGGACGTCGATACGGGATGGCGTAAAACCGACACCATGTGGATGCTGGGCCTCTATGGCACCGCGATAGGCGCGGGGGTACTGTTCCTGCCCATCAATGCCGGTGTCGGCGGTCTGGTCCCGTTGATTATCATGGCGATACTGGCATTCCCGCTGACCTTTTACGCGCATCGCGCCCTGACACGGTTTGTTCTCTCCGGTAAAAATCCCGCGGGCGATATCACGGAGGTGGTCGAGGAGCACTTTGGCGCTGGCGCGGGCAAAATCATTACGCTGCTCTACTTCTTCGCTATCTATCCGATCCTGCTGATGTACAGCGTGGCGATCACCAACACGGTGGAGAGCCTGATGGTCAATCAGCTCGGCCTGGTGCCGCCGCCCCGCGCGCTGCTGTCGCTGCTGCTGATTGTCGGACTGATGACCATCGTGCGGTTCGGCGAAAAGATGATCGTCAAAGCGATGAGCGTGCTGGTTTATCCCTTTGTGGCGGTGCTGATGCTGATGGCCTGCTACCTGATTCCGCACTGGCACGGCGCGGCATTCTCCACGCTTAACGTTCAGCCCGCGGGCAGCAGCCTGTGGATGACGCTGTGGCTGGCGATCCCGGTGATGGTCTTTTCATTTAACCATTCGCCGATCATCTCCTCCTTTGCGCTGGCAAAGCGCGAAGAGTATGGCGACGCCGCAGAGAAAAAATGTTCGCGCATTCTGGCCTGCTCGCACCTGATGATGGTGGTCACGGTGATGTTCTTTGTATTCAGCTGCGTGCTGAGCCTGTCACCGGCAGATCTGCATGCCGCCAAGGCGCAGAACATCACCATCCTCTCCTATCTGGCAAACCATTTTCAGGTGCCGATGATCGCCTGGCTCGGGCCGCTGATTGCTATCGTGGCGATCACCAAATCATTCCTGGGCCACTATCTGGGCGCGCGGGAAGGGTTTAACGGCCTGGTGAATAAGGCGCTGCGCAGCCGGGGCAAAAGCCTTGCGCCCGCCCGGCTGAATCGCCTGACCTCCCTGTTTATGCTGCTGACCACCTGGCTGGTGGCGACGCTGGACCCGAATATTCTCGGCATGATTGAGACACTTGGCGGCCCGGTCATCGCCATGATCCTGTTCCTGATGCCGATGTACGCCATTCAGAAAGTCCCGGCAATGCGGCAATACAGCGGTAAAATCAGCAACCTGTTTGTGGTACTGATTGGGCTGATCGCAATCTCCGCCATCTTCTATTCACTGGTGAAGTAA